The DNA window GTTGGTTTGAGGTCTGAAAgcatgctgaaataaaaaaatcccaaaaacTTGATGGTTTaagggaagagcagctgaggctgGTTGGGAAAGAGCTGTGGTTGGAGAAAGGGAGTGAACTCTGAACGCCCAGCTCCCGCTTTTCATCCCAAAACCTGGGGAAACAGCATCCCGGGGCAGGGTGGGTGTTTCATCAAAGATCCTTTCAgcgggggaaggaaagggtttaGGGCGGATGTTCCCCACTCACGTAGGTAGTCAAAGCCTCTGCTCTTGGCGAGGAAATGCCTTCCTCAGGTTAGGGGGTATTCAAACAGCCTTTTGCAGATGAAGTGCTGGGGATGATCACATGGATGTTTCGCTCTTCTGCCGCTTCCTCTTAGTTGGCAAGAAAAAGCAGATCCCCAGCTCGGCTAGACCCCTTCCGTTCATTCCCCCCCAACTCTGTTCCCAGGAGGAAGGATgaggctcctgctctgctgcctggggctggccGCGCTCCTGGGGCCCTGCCTGGCCTGTCCCAGCgcctgctcctgctccatcaAGAAGAACGGGCGGCTGTTGGCCGAGTGCGCCTACAAGGATCTCCAGGAGGTACCTGAGGGGTTGTCCTCTAACGTGACCATCCTCACCTTGTCGGCCAACAGGATCggctggctggggcagggctccTTCATCGAGGTTCCCGAAGTGCAGTCGCTGTGGTTGGGCTACAACCAGATCGGGGCGGTGGAGCCGGGGGCTTTCGCCTTGTTGGTGCACCTGAAGAACCTGGACCTGAGCCACAACAAGATTGCAGATTTCCCCTGGCAGGACCTCCGTAACCTCAGCGGTCTGCAGATCCTGAAGATGAACAACAACCGCCTGGCCGGGCTGCCCCGGGACGCTTTCCACTCCCTGAAGGACCTGCGCTCCCTCTGGCTCAACGACAATGAGTTGACCACCCTGGCTGAAGGCACCTTTGACAACCTGCCCTCCCTGTCCCAGCTGCAGATCTTCAACAACCCCTTCAACTGCTCCTGCAAAGTCTTCTGGCTGAAGAAGTGGACCGAGAACACCTCCGTCTCCATCACCAAGGGGGGATCTACCCTGTGCGTGGCTCCTGGCCGGCTGAAGGGCAGGGCGGTGACGGACATCCCTG is part of the Nyctibius grandis isolate bNycGra1 chromosome 11, bNycGra1.pri, whole genome shotgun sequence genome and encodes:
- the LOC137668436 gene encoding immunoglobulin superfamily containing leucine-rich repeat protein-like, which encodes MRLLLCCLGLAALLGPCLACPSACSCSIKKNGRLLAECAYKDLQEVPEGLSSNVTILTLSANRIGWLGQGSFIEVPEVQSLWLGYNQIGAVEPGAFALLVHLKNLDLSHNKIADFPWQDLRNLSGLQILKMNNNRLAGLPRDAFHSLKDLRSLWLNDNELTTLAEGTFDNLPSLSQLQIFNNPFNCSCKVFWLKKWTENTSVSITKGGSTLCVAPGRLKGRAVTDIPDHHCVAPSVQLTYLSNLDNTVMYDGLTLTLHCSVAGSPPPEIRWKIQTSSRRVEISGPNVARDGNVKQSQERFLVFKNGTMAIPNFSKEDEGIYTCLAVNDVGTRDVSVNVALAGSENPAEDLLRDDPQASHLGGQSCYKGDEMDSSSAGEKLVIVYHMPRESKSRAGGAVPQVYLGTLLLALGIVLCS